One stretch of Harmonia axyridis chromosome 1, icHarAxyr1.1, whole genome shotgun sequence DNA includes these proteins:
- the LOC123671266 gene encoding cilia- and flagella-associated protein 43, with protein MDDGSSNPTEWCLMGRLSTMQFLGKEVVFYGAGCHLYFINMVTQENSFYKANNARCGDGIRYYVGHRTLNFFCFAENCGNPSIFVMSYPKFEIISILEGGSKEGYIAMGFSETSVLVSLGSLPYFNMTVWNWRRGEKLGSSRSHIHRQKQLIRCNTVNPVRVSQLGMKTTKLHIWDILMCGKKCIMTHHKVKIPQEKPAPLVLTYWTLEGMLYVLDNDGSAYLVNSEYLLEKVITHNKSGPLMPSFTMWKGDFAIAGPNNVIRFYKRSVNTWNLYNSLNPPEAITRLKSNRSDVLLGLTDRAYLVKIDPENKKYDFIKTNETEFHNICMVYPVGQYICLLSQGNMVSVVEIATGNVVSRYDLMGTALTIAGNPEFPYIGIGYINGILELLSIYDPSKPVTMAHFNLTTNQISNVYFSEFGRVLVAADVAVGEFFVLEGIPGGHIQVKATVSTNCQVADYMLVPSTNCYRLFVVPVTSNEFIKGNKVIRYCIMDNHQVNVKEYRFADTDRTYSRILSTAKINRDRVFYVMPFDSKDIEEVETRRGDNMIRVLNTFETGHQVWRNGFYIDKYHAVTWSYDGFIIARTADMDRVIGHALPHHRRKGGVKKAYIDPLGKYIVSLGNDNIVACTNLVDNEPDYEMQENLIKLLNSNRYSILFQRKTIGFDPGPTMRDYTWLEVDKMRRIDRERKIHEEEKASIYAEFNEIKVALKALLNQNLEGPENERLDLVEFNLDTKYFDEIKEKNRVECKDTEQYIKKYVAAIYSVCDRIKKLFYNTMAVQKRKIVGLSTAINVESYSLLPPDGRKMEELNWVLEQLKLERFVNENDQFAPWKPMVEADRNNLLSQPPQVPVVKKKQIEDLEEESESIVIDKETIIAMAGSTAHNFIEISPYKYDQLETQTFYQLQLQSAITYSDIVRLREYFNKEFENLMQTKTREMLQIKEKNQRLRYIVDEINYFSTDQIFIKIADPLWTAYENIDMMVTIQDSQVPISPYISPSEQAILDAKAAEAERIRLLLLADDFKERALMAMMNGVLEVRWEDELKKDVPLPKCMLEKEPEEFNEDDLRAVKDYEEKVKFLNSERERYKNILDQEYTRIVSQIRESVKKFDSRVNDLLHLRIKVDEAIIQEVLILCKERMKLLDLLAYADKELELKKTMVGNEELIHSVEHLINSLQDSVMDCRNQIDAVQNREKFLDKNLKKDMAEFNQVIQEASVKLLKRRPKVNYKNLNSHTTLQALARAVITKVRPPTLLDECIEYLNALDHLDNYVGVPPTVDEEAYAVICKHRRLRIEHEIKLKSATVSLAEAEATVAILQKRLYQKKDVNVRSMADLAQVRTDRLQRMRNVQMQIVLKQGYVEVPMHGNISDFQDAILISRKEVEDINALILENGRIKLNSMRHTMTFHREIMKMEWTHRKLRMHIEDLQEELNDINHLKVTKEMQVYLKGKEKALPFEVGLELLKNSYEIILKEKKMGVVKLKKQINILKEDSKKLDLQISDINVDVCECKLDKDWELDVEDKKQIEERLQSLAKRSRMIRKIQENHQNILLLQTELELLRLKTYPTIKYKILS; from the exons ATGGACGATGGAAGTTCAAATCCGACAGA atggtGTCTTATGGGGAGACTTTCAACCATGCAGTTTCTTGGAAAAGAAGTGGTTTTCTATGGAGCTGGCTGCCATCTGTACTTCATCAATATGGTTACCCAAGAAAATTCCTTTTACAAAGCTAACAACGCACGTTGTGGTGATGGCATAAGATATTATGTAGGACATAGAACACTGAATTTCTTCTGTTTTGCCGAAAATTGTGGAAACCCTAGCATATTCGTGATGAGCTATCCCAAGTTTGAGATCATATCAATCTTAGAAG GGGGTTCAAAGGAGGGTTATATCGCAATGGGGTTCTCGGAGACTTCAGTTTTGGTTTCTCTGGGAAGTCTGCCCTATTTCAACATGACAGTGTGGAACTGGAGAAGAGGTGAAAAATTAGGCAGTAGCAGAAGCCACATACACCGACAAAAACAGTTGATAAG ATGTAATACCGTCAATCCGGTGAGAGTTTCACAGCTGGGGATGAAGACAACGAAGCTACACATATGGGACATTCTTATGTGCGGTAAAAAATGCATAATGACCCATCACAAGGTCAAGATACCTCAAGAAAAACCAGCTCCCTTGGTGCTGACTTACTGGACCCTGGAAGGAATGCTTTACGTTTTGGACAACGATGGATCCGCATATCTG gtaaATTCTGAGTATCTCCTAGAAAAAGTAATAACTCACAACAAATCAGGACCACTCATGCCCTCTTTTACGATGTGGAAAGGAGATTTTGCCATAGCGGGTCCTAATAATGTAATTAGG TTCTACAAAAGGAGCGTAAACACCTGGAACCTTTACAACAGCCTCAATCCCCCAGAAGCAATCACCAGACTGAAGTCTAACAGAAGCGACGTCCTTTTGGGATTAACGGATAGAGCATATCTGGTGAAGATAGACCCGGAGAATAAGAAGTACGATTTCATCAAGACCAACGAGACAGAGTTTCACAACATCTGCATGGTCTATCCGGTCGGGCAGTATATATGCCTCTTGTCCCAAGGGAATATGGTTAGTGTGGTCGAAATTGCCACCGGAAACGTG GTTAGCAGATACGACCTGATGGGAACAGCCCTCACCATCGCAGGTAACCCTGAGTTCCCCTACATCGGCATCGGCTACATCAACGGCATCCTCGAGCTCCTCTCCATCTACGACCCCTCCAAACCGGTAACCATGGCCCACTTCAACCTGACCACCAACCAGATATCGAACGTCTACTTCAGCGAGTTCGGGCGAGTGCTGGTGGCCGCTGACGTGGCCGTCGGGGAGTTCTTCGTCCTGGAAGGCATACCCGGCGGTCACATCCAGGTGAAGGCGACGGTGTCCACCAACTGCCAGGTGGCCGACTACATGCTGGTGCCGTCGACCAACTGCTACAGGCTGTTCGTAGTGCCGGTCACCTCGAACGAGTTCATCAAGGGCAACAAGGTGATACGGTACTGCATTATGGACAACCACCAGGTCAACGTGAAGGAGTATCGGTTCGCTGATACCGATAGGACCTACTCGAGGATCTTGAGCACGGCCAAGATCAACAGGGATCGGGTGTTCTACGTGATGCCGTTCGATTCCAAGGACATAGAGGAGGTGGAGACTAGACGAGGG GACAACATGATACGAGTACTCAATACTTTCGAAACAGGACACCAAGTGTGGCGCAATGGCTTTTATATTGACAAATATCACGCTGTGACCTGGTCATACGACGGCTTCATCATTGCAAGAACTGCTGACATGGATCGGGTTATAGGACATGCCTTACCTCATCACAG GAGAAAGGGTGGAGTTAAGAAGGCTTATATAGATCCCTTGGGAAAATACATTGTGAGTTTGGGAAACGACAATATTGTTGCATGTACGAATCTTGTTGACAATGAGCCTGATTATGAAATGCAAGAAAATCTCATCAAATTGCTGAATTCCAACAGATACTCCATCTTGTTCCAGAGGAAAACCATAGGTTTTGATCCAGGAC CCACAATGAGGGACTACACCTGGCTAGAAGTGGACAAGATGAGGAGGATTGACCGGGAAAGAAAGATACACGAGGAGGAGAAGGCATCTATCTACGCCGAGTTCAACGAGATCAAAGTGGCCCTAAAGGCTCTGCTCAACCAAAACCTAGAAGGACCAGAGAACGAGAGGCTGGACCTGGTGGAGTTCAACCTGGACACCAAGTATTTTGACGAGATCAAAGAGAAGAACAGGGTAGAATGCAAAGATACCGAGCAGTACATCAAGAAGTACGTAGCAGCGATATACAGCGTGTGCGACAGAATAAAGAAGCTGTTCTACAACACGATGGCGGTGCAGAAGAGGAAGATCGTGGGGTTGAGCACAGCGATCAACGTGGAGAGCTACTCGTTGCTGCCACCAGACGGTAGAAAGATGGAAGAGCTCAATTGGGTGTTGGAGCAGCTCAAACTGGAGAGGTTCGTGAACGAGAACGACCAGTTTGCACCATGGAAACCCATGGTTGAGGC TGATCGAAATAATTTGTTGAGTCAACCTCCCCAAGTGCCAGTGGTCAAAAAAAAGCAGATTGAGGATTTGGAGGAAGAGTCAGAATCCATTGTTATAGATAAAGAAACGATCATAGCCATGGCTGGATCTACCGCTCACAACTTCATCGAAATTTCACCCTACAAATATGATCAATTGGAAACGCAGACGTTCTATCAACTTCAGTTACAATCGGCAATCACTTAc AGTGACATCGTACGTCTGAGGGAATACTTCAATAAGGAATTCGAGAACTTAATGCAGACGAAGACTAGAGAAATGTTACAAATCAAAGAGAAAAATCAGAGGTTGCGTTACATAGTCGACGAGATCAACTATTTTTCGACGGATCAGATCTTCATCAAGATTGCGGACCCATTGTGGACAGCATATGAGAATATCGACATGATGGTCACCATCCAGGACTCTCAG GTTCCAATATCCCCTTACATATCTCCGAGTGAGCAAGCCATCCTGGATGCAAAAGCAGCTGAAGCAGAAAGAATACGACTCTTGCTGTTGGCTGACGACTTCAAGGAGAGAGCCCTGATGGCTATGATGAATGGAGTGTTGGAGGTTAGGTGGGAGGATGAACTGAAAAAGGATGTTCCTTTGCCCAAATGTATG TTAGAAAAAGAACCCGAAGAATTCAACGAAGACGACTTAAGGGCCGTGAAGGACTACGAGGAAAAAGTCAAGTTTCTGAACAGCGAGCGTGAACGTTACAAAAACATCTTGGACCAGGAGTACACGAGGATCGTATCTCAAATCAGGGAATCGGTTAAAAAGTTCGACAGCAGGGTCAACGACCTTCTGCATTTGAGGATAAAGGTGGACGAGGCTATAATACAAGAGGTGCTCATCCTTTGCAAGGAAAGAATGAAGCTGCTGGACCTGCTGGCATACGCAGACAAGGAGCTTGAACTGAA aaAAACAATGGTTGGAAACGAAGAACTGATCCACAGTGTGGAGCACCTCATCAATTCGCTTCAAGATTCTGTCATGGATTGTCGCAACCAGATAGATGCTGTCCAGAACAGAGAGAAATTTTTGGACAAGAATCTAAAAAAGGATATGGCCGAGTTTAACCAAGTCATTCAAGAAGCGTCTGTTAAACTATTGAA GCGACGACCAAAGGTGAATTATAAAAACCTAAATTCACATACAACGCTCCAAGCCTTGGCCAGAGCAGTCATAACTAAAGTAAGACCACCAACCCTCTTAGATGAGTGCATCGAATACCTCAACGCTCTTGATCATCTGGACAACTACGTCGGAGTGCCACCGACTGTAGATGAAGAGGCATATGCAGTGATTTGCAAGCATAGGAGATTAAGGATAGAGCACGAGATCAAG CTTAAAAGCGCTACCGTGTCTCTGGCAGAAGCGGAAGCAACCGTAGCAATACTCCAGAAGAGGCTGTATCAGAAGAAAGACGTCAACGTTAGATCTATGGCAGATTTGGCGCAGGTGCGAACAGATCGTCTACAACGAATGAGAAACGTGCAGATGCAGATTGTTCTAAAGCAGGGGTACGTCGAGGTTCCTATGCACGGAAATATCAGCGACTTTCAAGATGCCATTCTGATATCACGTAAAGAAGTGGAGGACATTAACGCTCTGATTCTT GAAAACGGAAGGATCAAACTTAACTCAATGCGTCACACCATGACTTTCCATAGGGAGATCATGAAGATGGAATGGACTCACAGGAAACTGAGAATGCACATAGAAGATCTTCAAGAGGAGTTGAACGATATCAATCACTTGAAG gtgacaAAGGAGATGCAAGTTTACCTCAAAGGCAAAGAGAAGGCCCTACCATTCGAAGTGGGACTGGAACTGTTGAAGAATTCCTACGAAATAATACTGAAGGAGAAGAAGATGGGAGTGGTGAAACTGAAGAAGCAGATCAACATTCTGAAAGAAGATAGCAAGAAGTTGGACTTGCAAATAAGCGACATCAACGTGGACGTCTGCGAATGCAAGTTGGACAAAGATTGGGAACTGGATGTGGAGGACAAGAAGCAAATAGAAGAGAG GTTGCAATCGTTGGCAAAAAGAAGCAGAATGATAAGGAAAATACAAGAGAATCATCAGAACATACTGCTCTTACAAACAGAATTGGAACTTCTAAGATTGAAGACTTATCCGACAATAAAATACAAGATACTCTCCTGA
- the LOC123671265 gene encoding uncharacterized protein LOC123671265 produces MRRCFVLVVCLAFLGFSSSYRKKYEDKEKCPKVKAIRNFVLEDLLGRWYVIEYYASSEEALSYRCMRAEFTTSSLQDVTMNFTYSFTDDPLNEILIGNITWTIPNPERSSHWVHSEDTYEGVYNTYVLDSDYKSWALLLHCAEKTNVTRYLSSFIMSRKPTLGDNEKAYLRDKLPRYDIDLTYLFDMAQNDCNSTPAADLIPPPVLMNRKEPSSRRHPMKHVHG; encoded by the exons ATGAGGAGGTGTTTTGTGCTCGTTGTGTGCTTGGCGTTTCTTGGTTTTTCAAGTTCCTACAGGAAAAAATACGAAGATAAGGAGAAATGTCCAAAAGTAAAAGCCATTAGGAATTTCGTACTGGAAGAT ttATTGGGAAGATGGTACGTGATAGAATATTATGCTAGTTCCGAAGAAGCTTTATCGTATCGATGCATGAGAGCAGAGTTCACGACATCTTCTCTCCAAGATGTAACCATGAATTTCACCTACAGCTTCACAGACGATCCTCTCAATGAAATCCTGATCGGAAACATCACTTGGACAATTCCGAACCCAGAAAGGTCATCTCATTGGGTTCATTCCGAGGATACAT ATGAAGGTGTCTACAACACTTACGTGCTAGATTCTGACTACAAATCATGGGCTCTTCTATTACATTGCGCGGAGAAAACCAATGTAACCAGATACCTCTCCAGCTTCATAATGAGCAGGAAACCGACACTTGGGGACAACGAAAAGGCATATCTGCGCGACAAATTACCTCGATATGACATCGACCTAACCTATTTGTTCGACATGGCCCAAAATGATTGCAACTCAACACCAGCTGCAGATTTGATTCCTCCACCTGTTCTCATGAATAGAAAAGAGCCATCTTCTAGAAGACATCCCATGAAACATGTTCACGGTTAA
- the LOC123671264 gene encoding uncharacterized protein LOC123671264, with protein sequence MAHGLTTVLKRNQASVTCKTEGKSGAGSRRIFAPHFKLQVLDSYRNDADCKGNQRATARKYGIHRRQIQKWLQAENNLRNTVCKTKSECGNITDTRNINNNNHEVKRYGIEMALRIGRLQDASSSQQLGDGVKLIPAPSQLEVKATSVPAPAPLDFTTHSRAACCASPIVATEVTAVSPHLTDSPMDLSLKKIASGSPSPGAPVPYPPSPIATPLGLAAQPHPDVWDLSLKRKLDVTCLSPAESPKPVKLFKPYLDDFNKDTTSSSSSFSSSSSSTSSCEECLPPCCSQAITPPTFPSDYYFYNHNNNVCDIKAEYTIHELQPKSSLSCCYPYPYNVPEYDRPYYCQNYDDSYSPTLAPLKQRQSYSLDFKLSAIDCYYEDSTCRGNQRAVANKYNIHRRQVQKWLKQEDELRQRNQIVKHTQLVR encoded by the coding sequence ATGGCCCACGGACTGACAACCGTGTTGAAACGGAACCAGGCCTCGGTTACGTGCAAAACAGAGGGCAAAAGCGGGGCTGGATCTCGGAGGATCTTCGCCCCACATTTCAAGTTACAAGTGTTGGATTCATACAGAAACGATGCCGATTGTAAAGGTAATCAACGGGCAACCGCAAGAAAATACGGAATCCACAGGAGGCAAATACAAAAGTGGCTGCAGGCTGAAAATAACCTGAGAAATACGGTGTGCAAGACGAAAAGTGAGTGCGGAAACATTACGGACACTcgtaatatcaataataataatcacgAAGTGAAAAGGTACGGGATCGAGATGGCCTTGAGGATCGGTAGACTGCAGGACGCCTCGAGTTCCCAGCAGCTCGGAGATGGCGTCAAGCTTATTCCGGCGCCAAGTCAACTCGAGGTCAAAGCGACCTCCGTCCCTGCCCCGGCCCCCCTCGATTTCACAACGCATTCTCGCGCTGCTTGCTGTGCCAGCCCGATCGTCGCCACAGAGGTGACCGCCGTCTCCCCGCACCTCACCGATTCGCCCATGGACTTGTCGCTGAAGAAGATCGCCTCGGGCTCGCCAAGCCCCGGTGCACCTGTGCCTTACCCCCCTTCGCCGATCGCGACGCCACTGGGTCTCGCAGCTCAACCTCACCCAGATGTGTGGGACCTTTCGTTAAAGCGTAAGCTCGACGTTACGTGCTTGTCACCCGCTGAATCGCCAAAGCCCGTCAAGCTGTTCAAGCCTTATCTGGACGATTTCAACAAAGACACCACGTCTTCTTCGTCTTCGTTCTCCTCGTCCTCGTCCTCCACCTCAAGTTGTGAGGAGTGCCTGCCCCCTTGTTGCTCGCAAGCTATAACGCCTCCAACATTCCCTTCTGACTACTATTTCTACAACCACAACAATAATGTCTGCGATATCAAAGCTGAATATACCATTCACGAATTACAGCCCAAATCTTCCCTTAGTTGCTGCTATCCATACCCTTACAACGTACCAGAATACGATCGACCATACTATTGCCAAAATTATGACGATTCCTATTCACCAACCTTAGCTCCCTTGAAACAGAGACAAAGCTACAGCTTGGACTTCAAATTAAGTGCAATAGATTGTTATTACGAAGACTCCACATGTCGAGGAAATCAGAGAGCAGTTGCCAACAAGTATAACATCCATAGGAGACAGGTCCAGAAATGGTTGAAGCAAGAGGATGAATTACGacaaagaaatcaaatcgttaaACATACCCAGCTCGTTAGGTGA